CGCAAAATCTTGCTAGAAGATTGAACGGATTGGAATTAACACGCGGGGCTCGGGTCGCTTTAATTGCTGATACCACCCCAGATTTCATTCGATTCTTTTTTGCCTGTCAGTATGCGGGACTGATTCCAGTTCCACTCCCGATTTCATTACACTTAGGGGGGCATCAGGCATACGTCACCCAACTTAGACGGCTCCTCGATAGCTGCCAAGCCTCTATCGCCATGGCACCTGAAGGCTTCTTGCCATTTTTGGAGGAAGCAGCAACCGGTTTAAACCTGGTACTCATTGGAGGCCCGGAAACGTTTGCTTCGCTAGAAGAAATACAAGGTCCCCTCAGCCCACTTGAGCCTCAAGAATTAGCCTATATTCAATACACTTCCGGCAGCACCCGCTGGCCTAGGGGTGTCGAGGTCACTCAAGCGGCCGTCATGACCAATCTCTCCGGAATCATTCAGCATGGCTTACAAGTTCAACCTGGTGATCGTTGCGTCTCCTGGCTTCCCTTTTACCATGATATGGGACTGGTCGGATTCGTTCTTGGTCCAATCGCTTCCCAGCTTTCTGTTGATTATCTGAGCACACGCGATTTTGCCATGCGACCGCGTCAGTGGCTGGATTTAATGACGAAGAGTCGGGCGACAATTTCATTCAGCCCCTCTTTTGGATACGAGCTCTGCGTGCGAAGACTGGGCGAAGACTTTAATGAGCACTATGATCTCAGCTCTTGGCGAATTGCCGGTGCCGGAGCAGAAACCATTCGTGCCGATAGTCTCTCACGTTTTGCCAAAACTCTGAAGACCAGCGGGTTTAAACCTGAAGCATTTCTGGCCTGCTATGGGATGGCTGAATGCTCTTTGGCAATTAGCTTTGCTCCCTTGAACAAAGGCCTCGAGGTCGACAGAGTTGACGCAAATCAGCTTTCCAATAACAGGCTAGCCATGCCCTTCGTTCCATTCTCAAATGATGAGGAGCAGGCTCGATGCAGCAAATTTGTAAATTGCGGAGTTCCTCTCCCCGGATATGAAGTCGAAATTCGAAATATGACGGGAGAGGTCGTTAAAGAACGAGAAAGTGGAATTATTTTTGTTCGTGGGGCAAGCACCATGACGGGATACTTCAATGACCCCATCTTGACACAGGATGTTCTTTCCACTGATGGCTGGCTCAATACGGGCGACATCGGCTATTGGGTCGAAAACAGCCTCGTCATTATTGGTCGTTCCAAAGATATGATTATCATAAATGGACGAAATATCTGGCCTCAGGACCTCGAATTCATGGCAGAGCAACAGGAGGAAGTCCGACCAGGTGATTCATCCGCTTTTTCCGTTTCCACACCAGACGGTCATGAGATCGCGATCATGGTGGTTCAATGTCGCGAAATGGATAACAAAAAACGAGAAGACCTGGTTCAGCGCCTACGATCCTTAGTGCACAAAGAGTTGTCTATTCCATGCTACATTGAACTCATCCCACCAAGAACGCTTCCGCGGACGTCATCTGGAAAACTATCTCGATCTCGTGCCAAAGCGGACTTCCTCACCCGCATTCAGTGGGAAGAGGTAACTACACACTTGTCTACTACCGCTAGGTCTGCCTAAGACCAGGCATTTTCCCTCAGACGTCCTCCACGGTCTATGCACACTACCGTTGCCCTAACCGGGGCTTCCGGTTTCATTGGGGGAGTCATCGCACAACATTTAAGGAATGGCGGATGGCATGTGCGTGGACTCGCGCGCTCCCCCCGCCAGGCACAACAGCTCGAGGACCTGGGAATCACACCGGTCCAAGGCCAATTGGAAGATCCTGGCAGCCTGGTACCCCTCGTCAAAGACTCGGTTGGTGTCATTCACTGCGCAGGAGCGATTCGCGGTGTGAGTCGAGAAGACTTCTTTCCGACCAACGTAATGGGAGTCTCTAACCTAATTCACGCCTGCCTTGCACAGCCTTCTCTTCCACGGTTTGTTCTTCTCTCATCTCTCGCCGCTCGGGAGCCATCACTCTCACCATATGCATGGAGTAAGTATGAAGGTGAATCTGTTTTAATCCGTGAGGCGGGTTTACTAGAGTGGAGTATTTTTCGTCCACCTGCCGTCTATGGACCTAAGGACCGTGCGCTACTCCCTCTCTTTACCTTGTTACGCAAAGGGATTGGGATTCAACTCGGGCCCTCCCAAGCCAAATTCTCCTTAATTCATGTCGAGGATCTCGCCAACGCTATTCTTCATTGGCTCAAAAACGGAGATCCACCCTTTCAGACCTTTGAGATTGATGATGGCTTCCCTGGGGGATATACCTGGGAGGATATTTTTCGTCTTTCCAACCCTCGCCTCCGACTATGCATGCGTATTCCACCAAGCCTGTTACAAATAGGAGGGAAAATTAATGAAATAAGTTCCCGCGTCTTTGGGTATACTCCCCTTTTCACTCGCGGGAAGGTTGCTGAACTCCTCCACCCAAATTGGGTCTGCAATAGTTCTCACGCGACGCAGACCCTTGGCTGGACGCCACAAATCAGCCTCAAAGAAGGCTTGCGTCGGTTGTTCACATCGGATAGGCTCATGCCATTCCATAGGAATTAGCACGGGTTTGTTCTCTTCATCCATCAAAAGGGCTATTATAATGCAGAGTTACTCCGACATCCTTCCCCAACTGTTCGACACTCTCAAGCCTTTTACCAAACAGGGCTTTCGATTAAAAGAATCAACCGAGCTAGTCGCAGAACTGGGATTGGATTCCTTACAAGTCATGCAAGTCCTTTTAAAAATCGAAGATCACTTTGATATTTCCATCCCTCTGAACAATCTTCCCAATATCCGAACAGTCAAGGACCTTGGTGAAGAGATTGAGAAGTTGCTGAAAGGGTAATCATGTCACTATTTGACAAATTTCTTCCCATTCAAGAAGCCAGAAACGAGTTACTCAAAAGTGGGGTCAACCCCTTTCACGTCACCGTCGAAAAGATCATTTCTCCGACAGAAGCCATCATCAATGGTCGCAAGACCATCCTGGTTGGCACCAATAATTACTTAGGATTGACCTTTCATCCCGACTCTATTCTAGCCGGCCAACAGGCGCTTGCCCAAGAAGGAACAGGCACCACCGGATCGAGGATGGCAAATGGATCTTTTGCGAGCCACAAGGCGCTGGAAGTCGCCATCGCGGAATTCTATGGTGCGCCCTATGCGATTGTCTTTTCCACAGGCTACCAGGCCAATCTTGGAGTGCTTTCTGCTCTTGCAGGCCCAGGGGACACAATTTTGATAGATGGGGACTCCCATGCCAGTATTTATGATGGATGCCGACTGGGAGGCGCAGAGGTTATCCGGTTTAAGCATAACGACGTGGCAGATTTGGAGAAACGGCTCCGCCGATTGGGGGACCGAAGTTATCGGACCTTAATTGTCGTTGAGGGCATTTATAGCATGCTGGGAGATCGAGCTCCGTTGGCTGAAATCGTCGAAGTGAAGAAAAAATATGGGGCCACCCTGATCGTCGATGAAGCGCATTCGTTGGGGGTACTCGGACAACATGGCCGTGGGTTAGCCGAAGAAACAGGAGTCGAACAGGACGTCGATTGTATTGTCGGAACATTCAGCAAAAGCCTGGGCTCGACGGGGGGGTTCGGCGTAAGCTTCCATCCCGAATTCGAATTAATCCGATACACCAGTCGGCCCTATATTTTCACCGCTTCCCCATGCCCTTCAGTTGTTGCTTCGACACGAGCAACCATTTGCATCATCCAGACTCACCCTGAACTCCGTCAGCATCTGTGGGACAATTCACGGAATTTGTATGAGGGGTTAACGAAGAGTGGGTATAGGCTTGGGGCGGAGGTAGGACCGATTATTGCCGCAATGGTCCCCAATAAAGAATTGGCTCTGGCCATGTGGCAACAACTCTTGGAAAATGGAATTTATGTCAACCTCATGATTCCTCCTGCCACTCCAAATGGCGAATGCCTCTTGCGATGCAGTGTGAGTGCCGCTCATACACACACACAAATTGAAAAAATTATTTCGGCATTTGATGAATTGTCTCATGGAACGCAAACCCACATCAGCCCTGCTCACTCACAACCAGATGCAACCTTCAATTAAAAAATGCTAGCGTTTCGGTTACCTGTCGAAACAACGATCCTGATTCCCCAAATGTCCAATGTCACGTCACCGCTCTAGACCCTACGGTATCAGGGTAATACCCGAAAAAATCATTTTGGAGGTCAGAGAAGGCATAGCTTCCTCTGGAAAAACTCCCGTTCGAATTTTCGTTGGAAGCGAATCGGCCCAGGGCCGAGCCGAACGCATACTCATCTGGTCGATTGAACAGGTTCGGGATCCGGCTCGAGTATACGAAATTTATCTCATGAAGGAATTAAAGGGATTTGACCGACGCAAATGGCTCACGGGGTTTACCAATTATCGTTTTGCGATCCCGGCATTTGCGGGCCAGTCAGGGCGAGCGATTTACAACGATGTCGATCAAATCTACCTGTCGGATCCTGGAACATTATTCGACCACGATTTGAACGATCATGGCTTTCTTTCCATTGCACGGAATGATACTTCAGTGATGGTCATGGATTGCCAAAAAATGGCCGCCATCTGGTCACTTGATGCGGCAAAATTCGAGAAAAAAAACGCGCTGGTGCAGCGCGCCTTGGAAGTGCCCGACCTTTGGGGTCCATTGGAACCCGAATGGAATGCCCGTGATGAAGAATATCGGGCAGGACAATCTAAAGTCCTCCATTATACGGCTCTTCATACGCAACCTTGGCAGCCCTTTCCTCAGGAATTTGTGTACCAAAAAAGTCTGGAGGGCGATGTTTGGTTTAATTTGGAGCACAGTGCGAATCAAAGGGGATTTCATCTATTTTCTCGAAAACATCCCTCCTCCCTATTTACAGAATTTGCTAAACAGACGAGAGACCTCCGGAATATTTCCCCGACGAAACTATCTCCTTTCCAGGATGTCGAGACCATACACGAACTTCAAGAAGGGATGCGCACCCTCCAGGCCAAGTCGCTTCTGTATTGTCATTTTGGGCAACTGTTCGAAAATGTTCCCGAACACCTTCTGGCGACAGACCTTTCCACATTAACCATGACCTCAATGGATCTTTGCCAGGAAGACTCCGGCCCTCTGCCTTCCCGACAATTCGACCTGGTCCTGTCATCCGGAGGGCTTCATCTCGTCCCAGATGAAGATATCCCCTGGGTTATGGAAGAAATGTTTAACCGTGCACATGGCATGGTCTATATGGCGATAGAAATCACCAACCCCGACCAATCCTATGGTGCCCAAACTCCTCATACCTGTTTGAAACAAAATATTACCCGGTGGATGAGTCACCTTGAATCAATTAGCGCCCGCTATCCGGCTATTCACTGGAAGCTTGTGTTCCACACAAAAACACCTAAGGGAATTCCGGAGAGATTTATCCGTTGTGGAGGCCATTGGATCGGGTCTCCCCCACGAACCTGGATACTCGCAGACGGCAAAGTTGGACATACCACTCAATCAGAAGTACTCGCGAAGTCGTTGGGGTGGCCTTATGAAATTAAACAGTTGCGATTCTATGGATGGCATAAAATTCAAAAACTCGTGTGGGGATTATTCCCTCCAAACTTGATAGGCGTAGATAGAGTTCACTCTTCCCCTCTCTGCCCCCCATGGCCAGACCTCGTGATTTCTACCGGATGGCGACCGGCACCAATTGCCAGATGGATTCGTGAACAAAGCCAGGGGAAAACACGCATCATTCAATTGGGGCGAAAAGGAGGGTGTTCGGCTGACTTATTTGATGTAGTCATTACTCCGTCCTATTACGGCTTCCCTCCACATCCACACCGCATCGAGACGGTGGCCCCCTTGAACGAATTAACTCAGGACAGTTTGGATAGGGTGAAGCAGCGATGGCCAAATATTTTCGCTAACGCTCCACATCCTCGCATTGTCTTCGTCGTGGGAGGTGCCACCGCACGGTTCAAATTTACTCCCGATATGGCTCGCACGATTGGTGGCCAACTCAAACAGCTTGCGCAAAAATGCCATGGGAAAATTTATGCCGTCACCTCTCCTAGAACGGGCAAAGACCTGATTCACGCTCTTGAGTCAACATTGCTCCCTGATCATTTTGTGCATAAGTGGGAGCCAAACCAGCCTGACAATCCTTATTTCGCCTATTTGGCTGGTGCCGATGTCATTATCGTCACAGGAGAAAGCGAATCCATGTTGGCTGAGGCGGCCTCTCTAGGCAAACCGGTTTATATTGTTCCACTTCCGGAAAATTCCCCAACATGGAAAGTACGGCTCAGTGAGAAGATTATTCAACGAGCCCAATCCCAGCCCTTGAATAAACGGGGGACCGCTCGTCCACAGCAGGGTTTGGAAAGGCTTTGCGCTCGGTTGATACGTGCGGGTTTGGTGCAACCACGACGAAACCTCACCATGCTGCATGACTCCCTTATCAAGAATGGGATAGCCCGGCCGTTCGGAGAACCCATTACAAACGGAACACGCCCACAATTAAAGGAAACGGAAACGGTCGCCCGAAAAGTCAAAGCCACTCTTGGAATCTTTGATCACCGATAACTAAAGTCACCATCAGCACAACCGGAGCAAAACGCTCTCCGAACCGTGCTCGGATATGTATGAAATGACAAAACCGCGACGCCGTCTGACCATTCCCGTTGAAGTCTTTAATAGGGAATTTGACGCCAAAGTTTTGCTTTCCTGCTTCGCCGCAGAGCGTGGATTTACCGTCATTATTGGGGAAAAACACGAAATTCAACTCAATCTGGCCGCGTTACCCAAATCCATCTACCTGCCCACCAATCTTCATAACCGGAATGCCATCGTTTTCTCTCTTCTGGCGCAATTGGGGCACTCATTGGTAGGAACGGACGAGGAAGCCATTGTGTATTGTTCGCCAGAAGTGTATGTGAAAGAAAAATTGGGCTCGACAGAATTTTCCCGGCCAAACCTCTTTTTAGCATGGGGACCGGAAAATGCCAGAATCTGGAAATCACAGCCCACATACAATGGAATGCCTCTGCATATAACCGGAAATTCCCGGGTAGACTTACTACGGCCGGAAATGCGCCAATATTGGACACCGCAAGTCGAAACAATCCATAAAAAATTTGGGAAGATCATCCTGATTAATACCAATTTTGGTAAATTGAACCACTTTAGGCCCAACAAGGGTGCTGAAAAGGAGGCGCTCGAACGAGCGGCAGTTTCACCATCGGACGTGGACGAATTTGATCTGGGAATGGCCAGGCACCGTCTGGCGCTATTCCAGTATTTTCAGGAAATGGTCGGCCAAATGGCCGCAGCCTTTCCCGGTCATACCATCTTGATCCGTCCTCATCCCTCTGAAAACCACGAGACATGGAGGCAGGCCGCCAACGGATATACAAACGTCCAGGTGCATATAGAGGGACATGTCATTCCCTGGCTATTGGCGGCCGATGCCATCATTCATAATAGTTGCACCACCGGCTTGGAAGGGTATGTCCTGAAACGTCCCGTTTTTTCCTATCAGCCGATCATTTCCGACCGTTTTGACAAACAACTCCCGAATGCCGTGAGCCGCCAAGCAACATCCTCCCGGGAATTAATTGAACTTATCAAAACAACCTTTTTAGGTGATCAGTCTCCACAGGAAAATGGCTCTGAAGCCAAAACACGGTTAATTGAACAATATCTTTCGGCCCTCCAAGGGCCGTTTGCCTCAGAAAACATCGTGAGTACTTTAGAAACATTCGACGCCACCTATTCATCCCCAACCCCAAATTGGGGAACGGTATTCGCCGCAAAATCTCAGGCCTTCGGCAGAAAATTACGACGCCGATTCAATGCCCAATTTCGCATGGGGGATCAAAACCGATCACAACGCTACAATTATCTGAATCATATTTTCCCTGATATCACCCTGGCGCATATCGAAGAACGCATTGAGCGCTTGCAACACGCGTTAGGAAGATTTCACCACACACAAGTCAGGCCCTTGCACGACAATATTTTTGAAATATTTCGCAACTAACTTCTCCATCATGAAGAATGCCTATAGCCGCACATGCTGAACATGCATGGGAATCCATATTCCGAATCCGGTAAACACTCTAAGGAGGATACATGTATAACGTAAAAATTTTTGGAGCCGGGTCTATCGGCAACCATTTGGCTCATGCATCCCGTTCCCTGGGCTGGAACGTCACGATATGCGATGTGGACCAAGCGGCGTTGGATCGAACCAAGCAGACCATTTATCCGACTCGTTATGGAAAATGGGACGAGGCCATCAAGCTTTCCCTGGTCAAAGACGCCCCGAGAGGAGGATTTGATCTCGTGGTGATTGGAACTCCTCCAGACTCCCACCTCTCCCTGGCACTCGGGGCTCTTGCGGAAAAACCCAAAGCCATTCTTGTGGAAAAACCTCTCTGCCCCCCGAACTTGGAACAGGCCCAAACATTACACAAGATGGTGATCGAGTCTGGCACATTCGCTTTTGTGGGATATGACCACGTCGTGGGAAAGGCCGCGCAGGAAACACTCCAAGCCGGTCGCCAATTATCCACCATTGAAACCATCGACGTGGAATTTCGTGAACATTGGGGCGGCATCTTCGCAGCTCATCCATGGTTACAGGGTCCCCAGGACAGTTATTTGGGATTTTGGAAACGGGGTGGAGGTGCCAGCGGGGAACATTCCCACGCGATCAACCTATGGCAATTTTTGAGTGGGGGGCTGGGGAAAGGCCGCATCATCGAAGTATCCGCGACACTGGATTATGTCCAGACAGATATGGTGGAGTACGATAAACTCTGCCTGCTTAGCCTGAGGACTGAAGCGGGGTTACTCGGAAGGGTGGTGCAGGACGTCATTACCTCCCCTTCCAGGAAGTGGGCAAGGATTCAAGGAAATGACGGTTTCGCAGAGCTCACCATTGGACACCAACCAGGGGTCGACAGAGTGGATTGGAAAACCGGTGGCGATGACACCCAATTCCGGACCATTCAAAAAACGCGACCGGATGATTTTATCTGGGAATTACAGCACATCGAGGACGTAATGACAGGCAAGACCAAAGATTCCGTCCTCTCACTGGAGCGAGGCCTGGAAACCATGCTGGTGGTCGCCGCCTCGCATCTCTCGTCAGCCAAGAAACGCACTGTGCGCATCGATTACCGGAAAGGCTATACACCAGAGGCACTAGAATTGCTGTAGATCTGCCAGAGGAAGGGGAAAAGCATGATAGACCAAGATTTTAATTTCCATGATTTATTCATATTGGATCTGGCCAATAACCACCAGGGAAGTGTGGAACACGGCTTGGGAATCATCCAATCAACGGCTGAGGTGATCAAACGGCACCAAGTCCGGGCAGCGATTAAATTCCAATTCCGCCAACTCGACACCTTCATTCATACAGATCATCAGTCAAACAGCGAGCTCAAATACATCCAACGATTTCAATCCACCCGATTGGACCAGACCCAGTTCCAAACATTGCTCAATGAAGTATGGGCCCAAGGGCTCCTGGCCATGTGCACCCCCTTCGATGAAGAGTCTGTCAATATTGCCGTCGACATGGGTTTCAATGTGTTGAAGGTCGCCAGTTGTTCAGCCAAGGATTGGCCGCTTCTTGAGGAAATTGCCGGCGCCGGGCCGCCGGTGGTCTGCTCAACCGGTGGACTGACACTGGAGGACATCGATAATGTGGTGAGTTTCTTCCAACATCGGGCTGTGCAATTCGCGCTCATGCATTGCGTGTCGGTTTATCCAACTCCTGACCCGTTGATGAACTTGAATCAAATACAGATGTTGCGCAACCGGTATCCCAATATTCCTATCGGCTGGTCCACGCATGAAAACCCCGGTGATACCGTCCCTGTGCAAATTGCGGTCGCTCTTGGTGCCAGACTGTTCGAACGGCACATTGGACTGGAAACCGAAACCATCAAATTGAATGCCTACTCGTCCACCTCACAACAAGTGGACACCTGGCTGGAAGCCTATCATCGGGCAAAAGAATTGTGTGGCTCAAAAACCCGTCCACCCGCCTCCGAAGTGGAACAGTCCTCATTGGACGGCCTTCGTCGGGGGGTCTTTGCCAAACGATCCATTAAAAAAGGCCGGGAACTCACACGGGACCTTGTGTATTTTGCCATGCCCTACGTCGAAGGGCAGATGGAAAGCGGAGCATGGAAAGAAGGCTATACGGCCGTCCAGGACATGACGCCGGACCAACCGGTCATGCGGGACGCTGTCGAGATCACCCTCAATCAAGGTCTCGTGACCCTTAAACAGGCGATTCACGAAGTCAAAGCCTTACTCAACGAAGCCAACATTCAATTAGGCAGTGAGTTTAAAGTCGAATATTCCCACCACTACGGCCTTGAAAATTTCCGACAAACCGGCGCGGTCCTTATCGAATGCATTAACCGGGAATATTGCAAAAAACTCGTCATTCAATTGCCGGGACAGCGACACCCCTCACATTATCATGCGAGAAAAGAGGAAACATTTCAAATACTGTTTGGCATCCTCCACGTGAATATCGACGGATATCCCCGCATTTTGCATCCCGGTGAAACCATTCTCATCCTACCCGGAGTCTGGCATTCCTTTTGGACAGACACCGGGGTTGTCTTTGAAGAAGTATCCACCACCCACTATAACAACGATTCCTTCTATGCCGACAAACGAATCAATAAGCTGCAACGATCTGAGCGGAAAACAATGGTTGATCATTGGGGTCGGTTTCAAATCGCCCAGCAGCCAGCAGCAGAAAAGGCTCCCGAGGTGCCATTGCCCGATCCTCACGCGCAATGATTGCTTGCGTCACCTTCGATTTTGACGGAACGCTGGTTGATTCCAATCAGGTGAAGGTTCAATCCTTTTATAAGATTGTCGAGAGTTATGATCCCAGCGGATGCATCGTTACCGAAATTCTTCAACGGTGCTCTCATAAGGATCGGTACGGAATCACTTGTGAACTTGCCCGGGAATTCATGGCGAAAGGGCTTATTCCGCCCCACACAGGCACAGAGGTCCTCGGTTTACAATTGGCCGAGACTTACACAAACACCTGCGAAACGGCCGTTGTCGGGTGTCCGGAAGTCCCTGGGGCCTCAGGAATACTCTTATGGCTGTTGAATCAAGAGATTCCTCTATACCTCAACTCAAGAACGCCGGCCACAGCCCTCAATCGCCTTGTGACCCTACGAAACCTCACCCACTATTTCGCGGGAATATACGGGGCCCCCGCAAGTAAACTCGAAAATTTGCTGCACATCCAAGAGCTCACTCAGGCAAAACCAGAGGAAATACTCTTTGTCGGAGACAGTGAGGATGACCGGAAGGCTGCAGCTGAATTTGGCTGCCACTTTGCCGGAGTCATCCTTGGTGGTAACAGCCGATTTACACAGATACCACCACTCCACATGACAAATCTGGCTGAACTCAAAGCAATCGTGGAGAATCTTCAGGGAAAGCGAAATGGCCTGCCCAAACCATTAACCATCTAAACGCCGCCTTTTATGAGAGATTCTTTACACTTTTGTAACAGGAAGTTATGATTTGGACAAAACCGATGACGACATCATCAACGGCGTGTATCGCTAAAAAGACCACATGATAGGGACTCAACGCATTCTGGCTGTATGTCCGGCCAGAGGCGGCAGCAAAGGAATTCCGCTCAAAAATCTGACTCCATTTCTTGGAATCCCCTTAGTTGCCAGAGTTGGCCAGTTGGTGAAAGAAATCCCCATCATCGATCGAGCGGTGGTTTCGACCGATCATCCTGAAATTGCCGAGTGTGCGAAACAATCAGGCCTGGACGCCCCTTTCCTTCGGCCTCCGGACCTCTCAGGGGACCGAATATCGGACGCGCCGGTTTTGATCCATGCGTTAGAAGAAATGGAGCGCCTGGATGCGGCGCGGTATGACATTGTAATCATGCTCCAGCCGACTTCCCCTCTTCGTCGACCAGAGCATGTCATACACGCCCTTGAGATGCTGGTGAATGAACAGTGGGACGCCGTATGGACCCTGTCCGAAACTGATTCAAAATCACACCCTCTCAAACAACTGACCCTGGACTCAGGCAGGATCGACTATTATGACCACGACGGAAGCCAAATCATTGCCCGGCAACAACTAACCCCGGTTTATCACCGGAACGGGGTGGCCTATGTCATGACACGAAACTGCCTTATGGAAGGAAGGAGCATCATGGGGAAACGGACTGGAGCGCTCCTCCTCGATGAATATCTGGTCAGTATCGATACCATGTGGGATTTGGAACTTGCCGAATACATTTATGCCAAAAATCAGGCATAAGATCTGACTGCAAATCAAGATGCGGATGAACCTCTGTGAATCAGGGTCATCTCGCAGGTCGAATTGTTCCATTGCAATGCATATCTCCTATGTTCAGCCTCGAACAGACCAACCGAATCAGTCTCAACATTCCACCTTTCCTCTTTAGACAAGGAATGG
Above is a window of Candidatus Nitrospira neomarina DNA encoding:
- a CDS encoding D-lyxose/D-mannose family sugar isomerase, translated to MIDQDFNFHDLFILDLANNHQGSVEHGLGIIQSTAEVIKRHQVRAAIKFQFRQLDTFIHTDHQSNSELKYIQRFQSTRLDQTQFQTLLNEVWAQGLLAMCTPFDEESVNIAVDMGFNVLKVASCSAKDWPLLEEIAGAGPPVVCSTGGLTLEDIDNVVSFFQHRAVQFALMHCVSVYPTPDPLMNLNQIQMLRNRYPNIPIGWSTHENPGDTVPVQIAVALGARLFERHIGLETETIKLNAYSSTSQQVDTWLEAYHRAKELCGSKTRPPASEVEQSSLDGLRRGVFAKRSIKKGRELTRDLVYFAMPYVEGQMESGAWKEGYTAVQDMTPDQPVMRDAVEITLNQGLVTLKQAIHEVKALLNEANIQLGSEFKVEYSHHYGLENFRQTGAVLIECINREYCKKLVIQLPGQRHPSHYHARKEETFQILFGILHVNIDGYPRILHPGETILILPGVWHSFWTDTGVVFEEVSTTHYNNDSFYADKRINKLQRSERKTMVDHWGRFQIAQQPAAEKAPEVPLPDPHAQ
- a CDS encoding HAD family hydrolase, which produces MIACVTFDFDGTLVDSNQVKVQSFYKIVESYDPSGCIVTEILQRCSHKDRYGITCELAREFMAKGLIPPHTGTEVLGLQLAETYTNTCETAVVGCPEVPGASGILLWLLNQEIPLYLNSRTPATALNRLVTLRNLTHYFAGIYGAPASKLENLLHIQELTQAKPEEILFVGDSEDDRKAAAEFGCHFAGVILGGNSRFTQIPPLHMTNLAELKAIVENLQGKRNGLPKPLTI
- a CDS encoding acylneuraminate cytidylyltransferase family protein produces the protein MIGTQRILAVCPARGGSKGIPLKNLTPFLGIPLVARVGQLVKEIPIIDRAVVSTDHPEIAECAKQSGLDAPFLRPPDLSGDRISDAPVLIHALEEMERLDAARYDIVIMLQPTSPLRRPEHVIHALEMLVNEQWDAVWTLSETDSKSHPLKQLTLDSGRIDYYDHDGSQIIARQQLTPVYHRNGVAYVMTRNCLMEGRSIMGKRTGALLLDEYLVSIDTMWDLELAEYIYAKNQA